One window from the genome of Yarrowia lipolytica chromosome 1B, complete sequence encodes:
- a CDS encoding uncharacterized protein (Compare to YALI0B11550g, similar to Saccharomyces cerevisiae VAM6 (YDL077C); ancestral locus Anc_4.274, similar to uniprot|Q873P1 Emericella nidulans AvaB protein) produces the protein MTSAFNPVHVLNLGESKEAAENDEIHKQVRELAKGSKITCISSFGDKLLVGLQSGVLLSCLVTDPHAQDGFSITKVDSINLNGAVTQIEVIRDTRSLIVLAGSLIYVVSIGSLSIEETLQKSKGASRFASISEVDATHEIRNFSDSDDRVDDDSPSVISRLAIPIKRRLLVYTWIDTEFSSFREHTLPDKARAVTFLNTHSLVCMLPSETLVAELSRYADTVKFIEAAPPTNLQAYHGTQEAAGYMSYIGLSRSPRPKAVRLSDDLALLVRDTTSAYLDETGRLVPSYGGISDDMVLAEHPPHAGRNKHRHDHSHQLCFNYTNKLNWKIAPAAVGIVHPYLLVALPSHVEVRNPYTTTLIQQITIPDIQHISHNRKISYIATGTRVIRLFSTDYISVIDNIIEMGFLDEGISLMSKIDQVLLETGNETEGGEEGKSLKERKLRELIILKATSLYENGDIEDSMSLFSEVSAPPELVLELSKGLLQDDEDAGDVDHHEDEVNGEEETQADDTHKETGEGKNHTNGSGKNNEEDSMSPGAPSITLSSRDTASIHTANRPSPALTSLLVFLTDTRRKLTRITTSQEKIYYRGVELSNDIYGNAEQAMALVDTSLLQCYIRVSPGLIGPLLRVKNYCDPTVVKTELSKLSKWKELIDFYYGKGLHKDALELLVELKGKNHEFTSESIISYLQKLDAHNIDLILEFSKVPIEEDIENGRELFLEDTDQATSLPRNKVVAFLKDVSSLLAIEYLEDLAYKKHDDTVRFHNDLALLYIREIEKSDDASDKEKFSRKLLKFLGRSTHYRPQTVYSAVPKKMFEQRAVLLSKMDQEHDALVIYVYDMDSPMKAQNHASDLYGKDPVKGLESLHELLDILLTPPRKGPKPNIEAALKLLSSQGSRMDPAKVLNLLSDDVKISEIYPFLCSQIRNTTATANQLRLRTSLEKVYAVSVEEEYLETRAQSVRVTDSRMCRICLKRLGHSVVSVFPDLTVVHYGCANAYQDILDRKRARPLTVGTLN, from the coding sequence ATGACATCGGCATTCAACccagtacatgtactgaACCTCGGagagtccaaggaggctgcGGAGAACGATGAGATACACAAACAAGTGCGGGAACTGGCCAAAGGCTCCAAAATCACATGCATCAGCTCTTTCGGCGACAAATTGCTGGTAGGTCTGCAGTCAGGAGTGCTACTGTCTTGTTTGGTGACCGACCCTCACGCTCAGGATGGCTTTTCCATCACAAAAGTTGACTCAATTAATCTGAATGGAGCAGTGACCCAGATTGAGGTCATCAGAGACACCCGCAGCTTAATTGTCCTGGCTGGATCGCTCATTTATGTTGTTTCCATCGGATCTCTCAGCATAGAGGAGACACTGCAGAAATCAAAGGGAGCTTCGCGGTTTGCATCCATCTCTGAGGTCGACGCCACTCATGAGATCCGAAACTTCTCAGATTCCGACGACCGAGTCGATGACGACTCGCCCAGTGTCATTTCTCGTCTGGCTATTCCCATCAAAAGACGTTTATTGGTGTACACATGGATCGACACTGAGTTCTCGTCTTTCAGAGAACACACTCTCCCCGATAAGGCACGGGCTGTGACCTTCCTCAACACGCACTCTCTGGTGTGCATGCTGCCTTCAGAGACTCTGGTAGCGGAACTCTCACGATACGCAGACACAGTCAAATTTATAGAGGCTGCACCACCTACGAATCTGCAGGCCTACCATGGAACTCAAGAGGCTGCTGGATACATGTCATATATCGGCTTGTCCCGTTCCCCTCGGCCTAAGGCAGTGCGGCTGTCTGATGATTTGGCATTGCTGGTTCGAGACACTACTTCAGCATACCTGGACGAAACTGGACGTCTGGTGCCCTCTTACGGCGGAATATCCGATGATATGGTACTTGCCGAGCACCCCCCACATGCCGGTCGTAACAAACACCGACATGATCATTCTCACCAGCTGTGTTtcaactacaccaacaagcTCAATTGGAAGATTGCTCCCGCGGCTGTTGGAATTGTGCACCCGTACCTATTGGTAGCTCTTCCATCTCACGTGGAAGTCCGAAACCCATACACCACTACTCTTATTCAGCAGATCACTATCCCCGATATTCAGCACATAAGTCACAACAGAAAGATCAGCTACATTGCCACCGGAACTAGGGTGATTCGGCTGTTCTCTACCGACTACATTTCTGTCATCGACAATATAATCGAGATGGGCTTCCTTGATGAGGGTATCTCTCTCATGTCCAAGATTGACCAGGTTCTACTAGAAACGGGTAATGAGactgaaggaggagaggagGGCAAGAGCTTGAAGGAACGGAAACTGAGAGAACTCATTATTCTCAAAGCCACCAGCCTTTATGAGAATGGTGATATCGAGGACTCCATGTCGCTTTTCTCGGAAGTAAGTGCTCCTCCGGAGCTTGTTCTAGAACTGAGTAAAGGGTTGCTGCAAGATGACGAAGATGCTGGCGATGTGGATCACCACGAGGATGAAGTCaatggagaggaggaaacCCAAGCAGATGACACCCACAAAGAAACAGGCGAGGGTAAAAATCATACCAACGGTTCCGGAAAGAATAATGAAGAAGACTCCATGTCTCCTGGGGCACCTTCTATCACTCTTTCGTCTCGTGACACCGCATCTATTCACACGGCTAACCGGCCTTCGCCTGCACTTACCAGTCTTCTTGTGTTTCTGACTGACACTCGAAGAAAGCTGACCCGGATCACGACTTCTCAGGAGAAGATTTACTACCGAGGTGTCGAACTTTCCAACGATATTTACGGTAATGCAGAGCAAGCTATGGCTCTTGTTGACACATCCCTTCTCCAGTGTTATATTCGAGTCTCTCCTGGTCTTATTGGCCCTCTTCTCCGTGTCAAGAACTATTGTGATCCTACTGTGGTGAAGACGGAGTTGTCCAAATTATCCAAATGGAAGGAACTGATCGACTTCTACTATGGAAAGGGTCTTCACAAAGATGCtttggagctgctggttgaGTTAAAGGGCAAGAATCATGAGTTCACGTCTGAGTCCATCATCTCGTACCTCCAAAAGCTCGATGCACATAACATCGACCTCATTTTGGAGTTCTCAAAGGTGCCTATTGAGGAGGATATTGAAAATGGACGAGAGCTATTTTTAGAGGATACGGACCAGGCTACCAGTTTGCCTCGAAATAAAGTGGTTGCGTTCCTGAAGGAcgtctcttctcttttAGCAATTGAGTATCTCGAGGATCTTGCCTACAAGAAGCACGACGATACTGTTCGCTTCCACAACGATCTGGCACTGTTGTACATTCGTGAAATTGAGAAGTCAGACGATGCTTctgacaaggagaagttctCCCGAAAGCTGCTCAAATTTCTCGGCAGATCTACTCACTATCGACCCCAGACTGTCTACTCTGCTGTTCCAAAGAAGATGTTCGAGCAACGAGCTGTGCTTCTTTCCAAGATGGATCAGGAGCATGATGCTCTGGTAATCTACGTCTATGACATGGACAGTCCTATGAAGGCACAGAACCATGCATCTGACTTGTATGGAAAGGACCCTgtcaagggtctggagtCGCTGCATGAACTTCTGGATATTCTGCTGACTCCTCCCAGGAAGGGGCCCAAGCCCAACATTGAGGCGGCGCTCAAGCTTCTGAGTTCCCAGGGCTCTCGAATGGACCCTGCCAAGGTTCTGAATCTGCTGAGTGACGATGTCAAGATCTCAGAGATCTACCCATTCCTGTGTTCACAGATTCGTAACACCACTGCTACCGCTAACCAGCTAAGACTGCGAACCTcgttggagaaggtgtaTGCAGTCAGcgtcgaggaggagtatCTCGAGACTCGTGCGCAAAGCGTCCGAGTAACTGACTCTCGTATGTGTCGGATTTGTCTAAAACGACTTGGCCACAGTGTTGTTAGTGTGTTCCCTGATTTGACTGTGGTTCACTATGGGTGTGCCAACGCTTACCAGGATATCCTGGATCGAAAGAGGGCCCGTCCTTTGACGGTTGGTACTCTGAATTAA